GCCCAGGTGCCACCCGCAGTAACCACAGTGTTCGACGACCTGGATCTATACGTGGCGGTGCCGCGGGTGTCGGATATGGCGATGTCCGTGGACGGGTCGAGAGTCGTCGTCGTGGTTTCTCGGCTCGACGCCGACAAGGCGACCTATGTCGGTGCTCTCTGGGAAGTCGACGTCGAAGGTTCAGCACCCGCCCGCCGCTTGACGTGGAGTGAACACGGCGAAAGCGGTCCTGCTTTCACCGCTGAGGGGGACCTCTACTTTCTGCGTCGAACGTCACCGGACGACGAGTCGGCAGCGGTGTGGTGTTTGCCTGCTGGTGTCGGCGAGGCCTACGTTGTCTCGAAGCGAGGCGCCGGCTATTCCGGCTTGAAAACTGCGAACCATTCCTCACGTTTCGTGGCGATGTCCGATGTCATGCCCTCTGCCGGGACCGAAGAGGTGGACGAACGGCTTCGTCAGCTGCGTAAGGACAAAAAGGTCGGTGCAATCCTGCATACCGGCTACCCCATTCGTCACTGGGATCACGACCTCGGACCGGCGACCCCGCATCTCTATGCCGGAGACGGCGACGGCGACGCCCGTCGGGTCACCGCGAACGCCGAAGGAGCTCTTCACGAAGCGTCCTACAGCATCAGCGCCGACGGTTCGTTCGTCATCTCGACCTGGACGATTCGAGGTGCCCTGGCAACCTCGCGCACTGTGCTGGTCCGAGTCGACCTCGACACCGGAACGCGCACCACGATCGTCGACGACGACGGTGCCGATCTCGGCTCGCCGTCGATCTCACCGGACGGTTCACGAGTGGCCTTCGTCCGTGAATCGTTGTCGACGCCCGAACAGGCGCCTCGAATGACATTGCAACAGTATGTGTTCGAAGATCGAACGGTGTCCGATCTGGCTCCTGAATGGGATCGGTGGCCGTCGAATCCGGTGTGGTTGTCCGACGGCACCGGAGTGTTGGTGGTCGCCGACGACCGCGGTCGTGCCCCGGTATTCCTGGTGCGCGACGGCGTGGCCAACCCGGTGACCACTACCGATTCCGCGTACAGCCACCTCCACGTGGCGTCGAGCGGG
This region of Rhodococcus sp. PAMC28707 genomic DNA includes:
- a CDS encoding alpha/beta fold hydrolase; the protein is MSSAPRSAQVPPAVTTVFDDLDLYVAVPRVSDMAMSVDGSRVVVVVSRLDADKATYVGALWEVDVEGSAPARRLTWSEHGESGPAFTAEGDLYFLRRTSPDDESAAVWCLPAGVGEAYVVSKRGAGYSGLKTANHSSRFVAMSDVMPSAGTEEVDERLRQLRKDKKVGAILHTGYPIRHWDHDLGPATPHLYAGDGDGDARRVTANAEGALHEASYSISADGSFVISTWTIRGALATSRTVLVRVDLDTGTRTTIVDDDGADLGSPSISPDGSRVAFVRESLSTPEQAPRMTLQQYVFEDRTVSDLAPEWDRWPSNPVWLSDGTGVLVVADDRGRAPVFLVRDGVANPVTTTDSAYSHLHVASSGVVFALEASYRQPLHPVRIDIESGVVHPLALEEPSPVLPGTLTEVETVTEDGQHVRAWLALPADASEAAQAPLLLWVHGGPLSSWNTWSWRWNPWVMVARGYAVLLPDPALSTGYGQSFVDRGWGRWGKEPYTDLLAVTDAAAALEEVDGTRTAAMGGSFGGYMANWIAGHTDRFDAIVTHAGLWALDQFGPTTDAAYYWQREMSPEMAFENSPHLYVADIDTPMLVIHGDKDYRVPIGEGLRLWFELLSESGLPTDDEGKTDHRLLYFPSENHWVLAPQHAKIWYEVVLSFLSEHVLGIEMEIPEILG